The Candidatus Angelobacter sp. genomic interval CGAAGTTCACCTGATAACCGGTCCGCAGATACACACCGCTGTTGTAAGTGCAGTTGGTAAGCGAGCCGTCCGGGGCGGCAGGTTGTTCGGCCAGCATGAAGTCGAGCTCCAGCTCGAAGTCTTTGAATCGCGCTTGTGAAACAAGACTCCCACCCTTCTGCCCCGCCTGTCCGCCAACAATGATCCCGTTCTCCATTTTCCACCCGGCGTCGGCGGGGTTCAGGGCAGGACCGCCCCCGCGCGCAGGGACAGTCCAGCGGGTGAAATCCTTGTCATTGAAAAGCGGCTTCCACAGCTCAGCCGATTGCAGCGACGCCACGAGCACAAAACAAAGCAGTATGACGACGATACGAGTTTGCCTTTTGACGCTGCGGTCCATTTGGCTCATCAAACGTTGAGGGTTTTAAGGTAGGCGACGCTTTGCTGGGTTAGTTCCCAGTTTTGTTCGACAAAGTAGTTTTTGACGCCGCCGATTTTGGCGGCGGTGAAGGTTTTTTCCCAGTCGATGCTGCCCTGGCCCATGCCCACTTGTGGGTAGCGCTGGCGCGGGGAACCTCCCTCTGCGGCTGGGGCTGGGGCCTTCATGTTGATGTCCTGAAGGTGCATCGAGTAAAAGCGGCCCGGGTGCTTCGTGAAGTACTCCGCGGCGACGAAGCCGGCGGTGATCGTTGACATTTGGAATTGGAATTTCACCAGTTTCGGATCGAGCAAGTCCAGTAAGAGATCGTAGGTGCGCTTGCCGTCCACCATCGACAATTCGAAACCTTCGTTGTGAAGGCCTTGCTGAAGGCCGGCGGCGGCTGAGATGGCCGCGATCTTGTTGTATTCGTCGGCCGCCTTTTTGACCTGGTCGAGGGTCGGGTTGTTGCCGCCGCCCAAGGTCGCGGTGATGATTTGCGTGATGCCG includes:
- a CDS encoding DUF1080 domain-containing protein, yielding MSQMDRSVKRQTRIVVILLCFVLVASLQSAELWKPLFNDKDFTRWTVPARGGGPALNPADAGWKMENGIIVGGQAGQKGGSLVSQARFKDFELELDFMLAEQPAAPDGSLTNCTYNSGVYLRTGYQVNFGRREAGEFIGVVVHRVHPKAIRGNVLWLDTGDEKFPNLRKKEDWNHVEISFKGARLQVTLNGTKICDVTDNPAGPSEAAWKEAGPISFQWPHATEGGGFAGFVKFRNVRVREL
- a CDS encoding sugar phosphate isomerase/epimerase, which translates into the protein MEKTLITSSAVGFLAAGVSNLSATPLGLPIGSQVWPTRSMIKDFPAYVKMMAGIGVTRLELCCPIGYGTEFSSLANGKEVARILADHGMKSESSHFTMAELRKTQQKSIDWANEVGITQIITATLGGGNNPTLDQVKKAADEYNKIAAISAAAGLQQGLHNEGFELSMVDGKRTYDLLLDLLDPKLVKFQFQMSTITAGFVAAEYFTKHPGRFYSMHLQDINMKAPAPAAEGGSPRQRYPQVGMGQGSIDWEKTFTAAKIGGVKNYFVEQNWELTQQSVAYLKTLNV